In Rhodamnia argentea isolate NSW1041297 chromosome 5, ASM2092103v1, whole genome shotgun sequence, the DNA window aaattaagaattcaGGAATGAAATTGCACATCGTGTAGGACACAAACGAGGCGTGCCCAATGATCGCCATAACTAGACTCAGAAACATGCTACATCATAGAGGAAAAGGATTGGTGTACACCTGGTTTAGAATCCACCTTGATATGGAACAACGATGATTCTTGAAacccaaaagcttcttctctATTCCCTCTTTATTACGCTGGCTGAATGAGAAAATCACCAAAGAACGAAAAGGTGCGTTATAATTTTTGTGTTAGAGGGCTCAAGGAGAGGCTTGAACTTATTTATAAAGTTTCTGACTATGAGCCCTCTCATTACGGGCCAGGCTTAATCCGGCACACATTAGCCAGGCTTTATTAAACGGATTAAGAATTCttatatcttatcttattaGACCAACTcataaaatgataaataatTAAGGATAGCTCACATCAAGAAAACTCTTATACATTTGACTAGAGTTCATGAACCATTTGAGCTATTATCCCTTTGTTCACCGTCATCTCGGTCaggagatgtttttttttttaatattatatggTAAAGGTAAGAATGGTCAGGAGATGCTTTCATGCCCACTCCAACTAAGAAATGTAAATACTAAATTGATGTGCACGCGGCGCTCCCGTGCGGTCTGCTAAAAAATTATACCTCTAAATTTTGTATATATGCAGTTGGCAATACTGATGTACATGAACAATGTCTATGACGACAATGCAGCTTCTTATACTTATTAACATATGTCCCTATATGTTGATGACTTTTCGATCCTAAAAAAACATTATATTaaattttctgacaaaaaaaaattatattatatctATTATTAGCTGTGATGGAAGAGTTATCACAAATTGATTACACgcgaaaaaattgtccaaaaagttataacCTATTGTACGGCGACCAATTTTAGTCCTaagcttttcaattgtgccaatttaatccgaaacattttgacaatttatcgatttagttctaaaccttttaatgaattaccaatgtagtcattctcgctaattttgaccggaaatcaccgacatggcgATCCGATCAGCACCAGCCGCTTTGCATTGCCCGACTAGCGTTGACACGAATAATTTTTATagatttatttgttattttattttattttttttccttttgatcttCATAGGTTGGCCACTAGACGAAGTCCACGAAGCGCTCGCGGGCCTCAAGCAAGTTCCTAAGTGAGGGTCGTGAAGCCCTCGCTTCACTATATTTGGCGAGGGCTTCGAGCTCTCGCTAGATTCGGTGAGTGCCACGACCCTTGCTTGCGGTTGGCATGGGCTTTGCTGCCCTCGCCATCTCCCTCACTGGTCCtatgaagaaacaaaagaaaaaatgaaaaagaaaagaaagataagaaataaaagaatcaataagaactttttatttttaaaatataaacaTTATCCACATCGGCGTCGACCGCACCACGAATGATGACTAACGCTAGCCTGGATAcccatgtcaacaatttttgacaaaaatcaaTCGAAAAGACTGCATTAGTAagtcgttaaaaggtttaagactaaattggtaatttattaaaatgtttaggataaaataacataattaaaaagtttaagattgaattggcaagcTGTCGAAATGTGTAGGACTAatttggcataattgaaaaatttaacaCCGAATTGACCCCCAATTTTTGAATAGTTTACCCGGCATAAGTAGCGTCACATTATCAACTACGAATCCAATGGGGAAAAATATTTAGCATTTCTGTTTTTCCCACAAATATTGTCATCACGACTCGTTAAGTTCCTCATGTCTCATCAATCACAATGTACAATTACCCTAGATTGGCACTAAACTGAATTGAGCAATGAATAACCCAAGCCCAAAAGAGAAGCAAGCTAGGCCGgattaaattaggaaaatattttcataacaaTCTTATAGTATTATTTGTTATTTCTgatcgtagatccacacaccattatcgcttgttttgcataaaacactcattaatcgAACAATCGTgggtcagaaataatgacaatcTTGTCGGACTACCCGGATAGCAGCTCCCATTAAATTATTGATTAGCAGGTGCTGCAGAATATACTTTAGAACTTTGAAAGCATGTTATGATGAAACTATAGTTTGTCAATTGTTTACAGATTATTTCTCGGTGTAGGAAAGAGTGATATCCGTAAATTCTCTTCCCCTCACGaacaatcaatttttcttttcgctGGAGGcgaaaaaattcgaaaagaagAACATAAGAAGGAATGTTTGACCCTTTTAGCAACTTGGAGTCTGCAGAAATCCAAGTACCACTTAATTGTTCATCTTAGCAAGCATAACGAATAACTCCACACGATAAAACGAAAGGCGGCAACATCTCGTAAAGAGATTATTAACAAACATCGAAAAGCAAAAGAGAACGGACAATTTACCTTATCGCCGGACGTTTTCGTCCCATTAATTAAGAATCGTGATTAGCATGATTGAACCATGCACTTACCAGCCTTGAAACCATTACTtaccttctttctctctcaaagAAATGTAGCCCGTTTGCATAATAACGCAACACAAATTGCATGAAACGGTGAGGGCCAAGCAGAGCTGCTGGCCTACCCTGTCCTCTGTTGCATTATAAGTACGCCTCATTGAGATCCCATCGTCTTCAATCTCAATGTTTCATTAAGATGCTTTCGTACTCGTTCAAGGAACCGAAATctcaagagaaagagagagagagcgacggCGATGTATTGTTTGTCCGAGGCTGTGCGCGAAACTGAGGGCCCTGCTCCAGTTAGCATGTGCCGGAGTCCATATGCCGAGCAAGCTTGCAGCAAGCGACAGGACATATCGGAATGAATAATACATTAGCCCCGCTGAACCTTGAGAAGAGCAGGAAAAGGTTATGAATCCTAGAGTTGTTCAATCTTCAAGTTGAATCTTCTTTCATACTTGTTAACGAAATGATGGTTGCGGTGATGATGTTGTCCGTCCAGGTCGCATGTGCTGCAGTTAACATTCTAAGCAAGCTCGCAGCTAGTGACGGAACGAACCTGATGCCCGTCATTGCATACTGTTTAATTTTCGCGACGGCCATCATGGTCCCTCCGTGTCTTGCCTTCCCTTCACCTACAAAGGTTAGTTGAACAGAAACAGGTGGACGTTTTGGTGACTTTTACCTAACCATTTCTAGGGTATTCATACCGGGGTGAGATTGTGAAAATAGGCGGTACTTAAAAGTTTTATAGCTCAAGCGAGGTCCAGAAAGGCCAACCCTTGCTCAGCCGACGCCAGCCATCATCGGCCATGGCCTGTCCACGTCAGCGCTGAacatgccacataagatgacCGCCACAAAAATTAAACGGTGTGAAATGATGAGCGACATGTTCTTTTCGTCGCTAGCTGCGAGCTTGCTTACGATGTTTACTGCAGCACATGCAATCTGGACAAACACCATCATCGCCGTAGCCTTCATTTCGTTGACAAGTATGAAAGAAGATTGAACATGAAGATCGAACAGCTCTAGGATTGAGGACCTTTTCCGGTTCTTCCCAAGGTTGAGCGGGGTGAATGCATTagaaaagcacaaactttagGGGATCTCGCTTTGGCTGAATATGTATTAATAGCTTGTCTGCCGCGGGAATGTTACGATTTTAAAGATGCAGTATATGAAATTTAGCCTCATGTTTCGAGCCAAAGGGTATGAAactcttctccctcttctccttGAACGAGCATGAAAGTCTTAATGGAtcctgaaattttaaaaaatgcgtGCTTAGCTACAGGGCAAATCAAACTTAAAATCTGGCGAGGatgaaatttctaattttcGGATAAGTCACTAGATTTGATTTATCTAAAATCCACTCGATTTGGattatctcataaaaatcaaataacTTATCAGTAAAATATAAATAGTGGATTAGGAGATACGATATCATACTTGTAGGGAAAAGTAtagaaaaagtcctaaaaattgaatgaaaatgtcattttaaaAATGTGAccccgaacaaaaaaaaaaaaaaaaaaattcctcatgCGAAGAAGCTAATAGTATTCAAactcttcttttccatttcttctatTATACGTCTGTTTTGCAAAGTAATAAGTCAAATGTCAATAGTGTTATGTTCTCTGAGTTAAAAGGTTGTTATGTTCTTGTGTCCGTTTGTTTCATCAAACAAGCCTAGTGCTCTTAGGAGTAGCTTAAAGAAAATTAATGGTTATTCCATTGGGCTTTTCAgttgataaaaaagaaatatcagGATGTCGCTTGAATATCTAAACATTAAAATGTTAAACTTCAAAtggtaaaagagaaaaaaggaaaacaaccaATAGGATAAATCCCCCATCGACGCGATTCGTGTTGAAAGTCTTCACATCGTAAGAAGTGCATGAGTGTTGGgcttgggaacagaatcagaaaacaAAGTAAGAATCTTCTCACTTTATTGGtcttgtttttcaaaagtgattctggAACGAAGaatcgcctttttttttattcttatttttgctctaaaTTTATTCctaggaacagaatcagaaaactttagcatcaaaatcatttacgttacttGAACAGATTCTTTATcctttttatttcgaaaaatagaattagagaatcaaaatcattgtcATATATATCCTAAGAACCATCTTACATCTTGATGACCCTAGAAGTTTGCATGGATATAAATGAATGAATAGAAGGCATACTTGCAACGGGTACAAACGTTCCACTGCAAATTAACTTTGGGAGTTAAAATGGATAAGAAAGAGCGTGGGGCGTGTTGGtattttgtttgtaaaataaattaAGAGATTTCTTGTCCCACATCGAAAAAATATGAGTGCGCACGTGGACTAGATTTGGCACTAACAATAATAATCATTGTGTTCTATTGAAATAGTGAGACTATTCACAAATGgctcttacaacctttgaagAGGTGCGTCCGAATTATGTTTGTTTAGACATAACTTTTAACCTTCGAAAGGTTGTGTCTATTCGAACATAATTTCTTAACCTTCAAAAATTTGTGTCGATTTGGAAATAACTTCATAACCTTTGAAAGGTTGTGTCTCTTCAAACCTCGATCGGCAATGTCTTGATCGCTTCATGGTCATCAGTATGCTTGTAAAAATGACacataatttttctaataattctTTAATATCATTTATTGATCAAATATGGGCTATTTTCTTGTATATTAATTTATAATGATCTTTTAACATCATTTATTTGTGAAAACAAACAGAAGATATCTTGTTACATAACTTTTTTGATTACCCTCTACTATGTTATGATTATGAATatacattttcatgaaatgttACAAGTACACATGAAAATCCATATCTATACATTGCAGAAATATGCTTAGAGATGTAATAGAATTCTCTAAACATACAGTCTTTTTACAGGCAACTTTAGTGTGTTGATCGTGTGTAATTTTTTGCGATGATGCATTTTTATTGATGCGTTAAAGATTGTCAATTATCAAATATAAGTCTAATATGACATTGATCgcttaatattataatttttcaaatatcatttTAACCTTATCTATTTGTCAAACATGAGCCTCAAATGAGATTGATCTTTTAATGTATTATCCGCTGAATATGAGATAAGTGGTGTTCTGCCTCTGCTAGGGATTTCTAAGATAGCATATTTACCAGCTATTACTCCATAATAATCTAAAACTACCATAATTTTTATCCAATAAAGTTGGATCAAACACATATGCTTTTGAATGACTACTGAgttataaaaaatgattatattggGTTTATAATTTAGTGAAAATTTTGTATTGAGACAACGAGTAGGAGGGATTCTCATGTTCGGTCATCTTGAGGATGCTGGAAAATTCTAAAGAAtccttttaattttagaaaGCTACTAGCTTGACAGTCTAACAACACTATCACCtatttctaaccacacgatctcccaatcaatgagtactttatgcaaaacatgcgatgGTGATGTGTGCATCAACGGCTGAGATTgccaatcaatgagtactttatgccaAACACGCAATGGTGATGTGTGCATCCCCAAAGATTGTACCGTCCCCCGGGAATCgaatcattttccttaattcTTTGCTTCTTTAAGAAGAAAACGCcgttacttttacttttatgcCTATTTCTACTTGATTCTATGTATCACGGAAGTATAAACATGCGCATGCGGTGTCGCCACGTGTCCGTTTCAGTCCGATCGACTGTACGAGACGATTCCGTGAAATCACGTTCTGAATTGAGTTGGAAACCAAGCCAGATTATCCGCAGATTAAGAAAGCCAATTTGGCTGCAGCTTCCACTAGTGGGGGTTGGAAAAATATAGAGTCAAAAAGGGCAgtggaaaaatatatatatatatatatataaaggcaTTCAAGCTGGTGAAGAAAGGTCTATCCACCCCACCACGCACTGTCGCCGTTGCACGTGCCGGAAACGAAGCGAACCCCCGACACACCTCCGACGTTTTAACACTTTATTTTTGATAATGTCGCACATGACATTTTACGGCCGGTGTGCCTGCTGACGCTGCCattcaaatttgaaagagatgatcttttttttttttaaaccattttGGAAATGATCACATCCGTTCTTCGAAATTCCTTTGCTTGTCTATCGTCGTGAATTAGATCACAGTCCAAGCTCGAACTTCGCCCGAGGACCAGCATTTAAGAAAGTAAAACCCACGGATGGTCATAGTgaatagggaaaattaccaaaaaaatcctaaacatattgtaatttcgccaatttagtcctaaataatttttttatcagtcgagttttaaaatttttgcaattgtgccaattcagcccaCTTTGTCGGCCGATGCTGGcgttgacattttttaataatattttcgtaatatttttttaaaaaatttatttttatttttttctaccTACGGTTACTATGGCCGGCGAGGACCGGACAAGGCCATGGCTACAATAAGCCCACGGCTGTGCCTTGTGGACCCTAACCCTCATGAGGGGGCCGTGATGGCCTCCCTCAGGGCGGGCAGGGGGCGCATGGCACTTGCCGACGAGCTCTAGtgaccctcgctggccacaaTAGCaagaggcaaaaaaagaaaataaaaaatactgaaaaataaaaaatattaaaatattaataaaaattgtccacggtAGCGTCAGTCGGCAAAGTGGACTGAATTGAAACAATTACAAAATATCTAGGACttaattagaaataaaaaaatttaggattaaattggcataattacaataaatttaagattttttgataattttccctcgcGAATGCTATCCGTTTGACAAATGAAGAAGGATATTCATATGCTGCATGGTCTGTGTAATCCATTTTGTCACACAACCCGCCTCCATCGATATATACAGACATACACACACATACTATAtatattatatccaattaatgTTGATAGAGTGGATCGTATAAAAAATGAATTACATTTGCACAATCGCTGGTCTAATCGAAATATGTGAAAATTTGTGAAAGTACTGCAACTCTTCTAAAAACTTAGTTTCTTTGATAAGGCAACCAATCAGGTTGGGTCCAATTAGGACAAATTgcccaaccccaaaaaaaaaaaaaaaaaaaatttactcggCAAGCATGCCATATGGCATCACGGCCATATCTAAATCTAGTTCGGACGTGCATTCTTTTTCAAAGAATTTCCTAGTTAATTTGGGCACGAAAATAGAAGTTGAATGGCCCCATCAATTTCTCATAAGCCCTCGAGTGCTCCACAACCACTACAGCAGATGATTTCCATCATATCCCAAAAACTTAGTACGCATCATTATGCTTTGATAGTATAGAATATCCGAATCTTTTGGTCCGATTAATCTCCACGAACATGTACATATCGTATGGAGCAGACATAAATTCGGACttcaaattaaattgatttttgcataaattggtaGCTAAGCACACCCAACCTAAGTAAAATAATCCTTGGCGTCAACTTAGGTATAAGAAGTGGACATTGTGATCATTGGGGAAGCCATGCAAAATGCTTTTGCCTACGAAAAGCAGCTCCACTTCCATGCATTTGTTTGGCGGCCGTGCATTGAAGAAGCCAACACTCACATGgacactctctctccttcccggCACGTGCCGGCTCCAGGACGCCCTCGCGCAGGATGATTTTAGTGCAGGGTGACGTGAGTACATAGCCAAGCAAAACATCAGGCGGCCTCGTTCTCTGCTGCGTTATATATACTCCTCTCTTCTGCAGCATTCATCACCGCTCATTTTCAGTGAAAAGGATTAGCAAATCCCATCTTTTCAAGATATTCACACTCGTTCAAGAAGCCGAAATTTCTAGAGAAGAGAGCTTCGAGCGATGGCGATGCATCGTTTGTTCGGGGCTGTGCACGAAGTGAAGGCCCCGTTGATGATGGTGGTCGTCCAGGTCACGTTCGGCGGTGTCAACATACTGTACAAGCTCGCCGCGAGTGATGGGATGAACCTGACGATCGTCATCGCCTACCGGTTCATATTCGCAACGGCTTTCCTAGCCCCTCTGGCTTTCTTCTTAGAAAGGTCACACACACTTCTCCCATCAAACGAAGTTTACTTTTTCCCTTGTGATATCGGTGGCTCTGAATATGAATGTTTATTCTGATTTCCTTCTTTCACATATAACAGGAAGAGCAGGCCAAAGATAACGTGGACGGTGCTTGGGCAAGCCTTCTTCTGTGGGCTATTTGGGTAAGCGTGAGTTCGTGGATGCATCGATGTTCAGGTTCTTGGTCACCAGATCTGGGCGAGGTGATCCCGCCAGTGGCCGGCGAGCCCTCACCGGATGCaacaaattgcaaaaaaaaaaaagaaaaggaaatgggaagaatgaaaattaaggaaaggaaaaaaggaaaaaaaaactcaaaaaaataagatgacgaaaatgcccttgatcgggCCATTCTTTAAAACAACGAGCGCAtgcaagcccttatttgaaaatttttcatgttttcatgTAGTGCAGCTGACAAGATACAACCTTTACTAGATTGTTCTCATGAAACAGACTTTTACTAGATAAATGTGGAAGACTCAGGTGTTTCTGCATGGGGAAGTTTCTGGTCTTTTTTTGCTGACTGTGCTTGAACGCATTGCAGGGGATCACTGGGGCAAAATTTGTACCTAGCAAGCTTATCGATGACATCGGCAACCTACGCCTCGGCCATGGCCAACCTTGTCCCCGCCGTAACCTTCATCTTGGCCGTTTCTCTCGGGTATGTACAGGGATTTCTCACGCGAATTCCTCGACATGTAGTTGGGTTAAAATTTTAGTAGAATCAGTCTTGGCAAGATGTTCTTCTGAGGTTGCGTATGGTTTTCTTTCATGTTCACGTTTGGTGGTCGATCGAAATTAGGTTGGAGAAGGTGAGGCTGAGGACGGTTGCAGGGAAGGCAAAGGTGGCGGGAACATTAATGGGGATCGGTGGGGCGATGCTGCTCACGTTCTACAAGGGCGTGGAAGTCAACCTCTGGTCAACGCACGTGAACCTTTTGCACCACGTGGCGGCGACCCAGCAGGGCCGGGAGGGTTCGAGCAATCTCCTCCTGGGCTCGCTTTTGGTCGTGGCCAGCTGCTTCTGCTACGCTTTGTGGTTGATCATTCAGGTGggtctttcccttttcttttcaataccGTCTTCACATTGTCCCCTTTGATTTGCATCACTTCACGGTGCGAGATCTTCCTAGAGTCGATCGCCTTTCCCCAATATCATCTAATTGATATgtggtttttaactttttatatttgaatCCCGACATATATCACCCAATATTACCATGAAATTCACAATTCCCACCTTACGAGCGAAAAGTCCCTCTATGTCTATATATCGGTGGAATCGAGAATCTCCGAATACCCCCTAGTAGTAGAGAAAGATGCAAGAGGCCGATGTGACCTCATGCATAGTAAACTATATAAGATAACTTATCAAAATGTTCAGCTTTTTtgcttgaaataaataaaacgatgtgtttaaaatgaaagaaatatcgTTACGTGCATGTCGATAAGTGTTGTTTCTCGGTAATTAGAAATCATAATATACAATGATTTGTTTGATAGGCCAAGATGAGCGAGGGATTCCCATGCCAATACACGAGCACGGCGTTGATGACCTTCATGGGATCAATCCAAGCATTGGTTTACGCATTGTGTCGAGAGAGGGATTGGAGCCAATGGCAACTTGGATGGAACATTAGGCTCCTCACCGTATCATACTCGGTACACCACGGAAAAACACTAAACTCTAATGTTGCGTGCACTTATTACGGCTTAATATTAATTGTCGAGCTACCGCGGTATATGTTGTTAGCTAATTTGCCACCACCTCGCGCGGTGCGGTTTTTTGCTTGTGGTGCTGTAGGGGATCTTCGCTTCCGGGTTGTGCTATACTCTAATCGCTTGGTGTGTGCGGATGAGAGGACCGGTGTTCGTGTCGGTTTTTAATCCTTTGATGCTGGTGACCGTGGCCTTGGCGGGGTCTATGGTTTTGGACGAAAAATTGCACCTAGGAAGGTACGTATATTAATAGATGCACAAGTGTTTTTAAAGTATTCGAACCTTTCGAATCGCTTAACACGAGATATCTGAGATTTCACTTTCTTTCTATGGCAGCATTCTAGGGTCGGGGCTCATAGTACTCGGTCTCTATGTGGTGCTGTggggcaaaagaaaggagaatAAGAGAATGAATCAGTTAGTGCCATCGATCGGCTCAGGTGAATCTGAATCCATCGAGATCGTCGTTGCCTCTCCGAACAAGAACTGCGTTAAGGAGGGCGACGATGCCTCAGAGGCGGCGCAAAAGGAGAGCCAAGTGATCAAAGTAAGTCTTGAAGAGAAaacaggaggaggagaagaacaaAGCATAACGAGCAACTGACCTTGGATTAGCGTACGATGTACATTGTCCCTAATACAGGCAGGCATAGAAACGCAAAAGTGGCAACTTCGACTTGTCCAAGATTgggggcattttggtaaataGCGAATATTGCACGGCAATTTCTGTACCATAGTCAAGAACTTAAATAATACTCAAGTAATTAGCTATTCCCTTTTGTATAATCAATCAGTTCATTTCATTGAATGATGTACCCAACTCAGAGATTGTGCCTCTCCCAATgatatccttttgtttttcctttaaaCAATCTTGTCTTTCCATCTAATTAAAATGTTGTCCCCGCATTAATACAATTAACTAAAATAGATATCAATCAATGATATAATACCTTAGTCAAGAACTTAAATAATACCCTAGTCTTTAGTTATTCCCTTTTGTATAAGTAGTCAATTTATTCATTTGAATTTGATccccaaaaaaatcattcattgaATGATATACCCAACTCGGAGATTGGGCCTCTCCCAATGGtatccctttttttccccttcaaacGATCTTGTCTTTCGATCTAATTAGAATGTTGTCCCATTAAAACAGTTAACTAAGATAGATATCTACCAATGATATATTGCTATTATGATtctcaattaaagagaattgtACACTCGAATTCTATGTGTAACTACTTTTATATCTCAGATTAAAGTACTTGTTTCTTTACAACCATGGATCATGTCAACCCCGCTAGGGAAAAAGTTAGGGGTCTGGCTTCGGCTACCAATCCAATATCTAGTTTTCTTACTAAGTCATTAAATTTGTGGGGTATTTGATGGACATTAATTTAGGTAATAATTCTTTCTATTTAGCATAAACTCATTAGCTTAATTTATGGATATACCTCTGTCGCGACCTaggaaaataaacaagttaagtttcgagctaatggattatcgggttaattaattaactaacctaactcggactctcccaagtccataccaaatcgcaacttaaggttcaaataattaacatgcaatgtgatttgaatttggagtcgccactaatcattttcggta includes these proteins:
- the LOC115727563 gene encoding WAT1-related protein At1g68170-like, with product MAMHRLFGAVHEVKAPLMMVVVQVTFGGVNILYKLAASDGMNLTIVIAYRFIFATAFLAPLAFFLERKSRPKITWTVLGQAFFCGLFGGSLGQNLYLASLSMTSATYASAMANLVPAVTFILAVSLGLEKVRLRTVAGKAKVAGTLMGIGGAMLLTFYKGVEVNLWSTHVNLLHHVAATQQGREGSSNLLLGSLLVVASCFCYALWLIIQAKMSEGFPCQYTSTALMTFMGSIQALVYALCRERDWSQWQLGWNIRLLTVSYSGIFASGLCYTLIAWCVRMRGPVFVSVFNPLMLVTVALAGSMVLDEKLHLGSILGSGLIVLGLYVVLWGKRKENKRMNQLVPSIGSGESESIEIVVASPNKNCVKEGDDASEAAQKESQVIKVSLEEKTGGGEEQSITSN